A single Tenacibaculum sp. 190524A02b DNA region contains:
- a CDS encoding T9SS type A sorting domain-containing protein, with protein MRLKNKLKISIVFLLLSIGALQAQEVVTSSGGNATGEGSSSYSIGGVVYSTHSSAEGSVTEGVQQPYEISTTLGVEIEDIQLNLKAYPNPTINNLTLSIGNYTEKNVSYKLYTIQGRLLEAEKLKDVKTTINMESLPESAYMLSVYSNQNLIKTFKIIKN; from the coding sequence ATGAGGCTTAAAAACAAATTAAAAATAAGTATCGTATTTCTACTATTATCAATAGGAGCATTACAAGCACAGGAGGTCGTAACATCTTCAGGAGGTAATGCAACTGGAGAAGGAAGTTCAAGTTATAGTATTGGAGGCGTTGTATATAGTACACATTCAAGTGCAGAAGGTTCAGTAACTGAAGGTGTACAGCAACCTTATGAAATTTCTACAACACTAGGTGTAGAAATTGAGGACATCCAGCTAAACTTAAAAGCATATCCTAATCCAACCATTAATAACCTCACATTAAGTATAGGAAACTATACAGAAAAAAATGTTAGTTATAAATTATATACGATACAAGGACGTTTATTGGAGGCTGAAAAATTAAAAGATGTTAAGACTACAATTAACATGGAAAGTCTACCAGAAAGTGCATACATGCTAAGTGTATATAGCAACCAAAACTTAATAAAAACATTCAAAATAATTAAAAATTAA